The Coregonus clupeaformis isolate EN_2021a chromosome 20, ASM2061545v1, whole genome shotgun sequence genome contains a region encoding:
- the LOC121533916 gene encoding 60S ribosomal protein L5, with protein sequence MGFVKVVKNKSYFKRYQVKFRRRREGKTDYFARKRLVIQDKNKYNTPKYRMIVRFSNRDIVCQIAYAKIEGDMIVCAAYSHELPKYGIAVGLTNYAAAYCTGLLLARRLLNKFGLDKVYEGQVEVTGDEFNVESIDGQPGAFTCYLDAGLARTSTGNKVFGALKGAVDGGLSIPHSTKRFPGYDAESKEFNAEVHRKHIMGVNVSEYMSYLMEEDEDAYKKQFSRFIKNGVAPDTVEEMYRKAHAGIRKNPVHEKKPKKEVKKKRWNRAKLSLAQRKDRVAQKKASFLRAQEQEAADS encoded by the exons ATG GGTTTTGTGAAAGTGGTGAAGAATAAGTCATACTTCAAGAGGTACCAGGTCAaattcaggaggaggaggg AGGGAAAGACCGACTACTTCGCCCGTAAGCGCCTGGTCATCCAAGATAAGAACAAGTACAACACACCCAAGTACAGGATGATCGTCCGCTTCTCCAACCGGGATATCGTCTGCCAG ATTGCCTATGCCAAGATCGAGGGGGACATGATCGTGTGCGCTGCCTACTCCCACGAGCTGCCCAAGTACGGGATTGCCGTGGGTCTGACTAACTACGCAGCAGCCTACTGCACTGGTCTGCTGCTGGCCCGCAGG CTGCTGAACAAGTTTGGCCTGGACAAGGTGTACGAGGGACAGGTGGAGGTCACCGGAGATGAGTTCAACGTGGAGAGCATCGACGGTCAGCCAGGTGCGTTCACCTGCTACCTGGATGCAGGGCTCGCCAGAACCAGCACTGGCAACAAGGTGTTCGGCGCCCTGAAGGGGGCTGTGGATGGAGGCCTGTCCATCCCCCACAG CACTAAGCGCTTCCCTGGATATGATGCTGAGAGCAAAGAGTTCAATGCAGAGGTCCACCGCAAGCACATCATGGGCGTCAATGTGTCGGAGTACATGAGCTATCtgatggaggaggatgaggacGCATACAAGAAGCAGTTCTCCCGCTTCATCAAGAATGGCGTTGCCCCCGACACG GTTGAGGAGATGTACAGAAAGGCACATGCTGGCATTCGTAAGAACCCAGTCCACGAAAAGAAGCCCaagaaagaagtcaagaagaAGAG GTGGAACCGTGCCAAGCTCTCTCTGGCCCAGAGGAAAGACCGCGTTGCTCAGAAGAAGGCCAGCTTCCTCAGGgctcaggaacaggaggctgcCGACAGCTAA